The Dermacentor silvarum isolate Dsil-2018 chromosome 7, BIME_Dsil_1.4, whole genome shotgun sequence genomic sequence cagacagacagacagacagacagacagacagacagacagacagacagacagacagacagacagacagacagacagacagacagacagacagacagacagacagacagacagacagacagacagacagacagacagacagacagacagacagacagacagacagacagacagacagacagacagacagacagacagacagacagacagacagacagacagacagacagacagacagacagacagacagacagacagacagacagacagacagacagacgacagacagacagacagacagacagacagacagacagacagacagacagacagacagacagacagacagacagacagacagacagacagacagacagacagacagacagacagacagacagacagacagacagacagacagaccagacagacagacagagacagacagacagacagatagatagatagatagatagatagatagatagatagatagatagatagatagatagatagatagatagatagatagatagatagatagatagatagatagatagatagattctcACTTCACAAAAAGAGATTTGTCTGTTTTCTGCGTGTCCTGTTGCTTGGTTAAGTGAACTCCTTTACGGATTCCGCTTCTTTTCCGAAATGGCATCCGCCGCGAGAGCTGGTCGCGGCGACCCAGATGAGCTAGATAGATGTCTAGCTTATCAGGGTCACCGTAAACAAGCACCGTAAACGGAGGTGGTCTGCGGTAACCTGCAGGACCGCTGCACAGTTCTCGTGGAGCCTTCTGTTATCTCTCGCATGCACATTACTTATTTCTCTCCCTCGCGCGCGGCTTCCGTGTGTTGGTCACTGAGGCACGTGGTTGGCTGCTAGGAAACCCCTTTCCTGTTGCCCGCAACAACCCGTTCTTGTTGTGCCCGCATCACGTGCTTCTGGGGAACGGTCCGCCAGACGGTGGCGGGTCGTCCCGTTCGGAGTGAGCAAAGCCCCGCCTCGGAAGTGCGTTGCCGGTTCACATCGCCCAGTCGAGGCCAACTCTGTTTACGGTGCCTTACAGCGTCCCGGCGAATGACCGTACCGGTCGTTGTTATAGGGGTGAGTTGATACGACATATCAGCGGGTGTAGGCACGAGTTGAAGAAGTCGTCATCGAGCAAGTGAGAGGAGCAGCCAAGAAAGAAAGCGAGGCTTGCGTAAGTATTGCGCATAAAAAAACAAGTTAGCACTCGCTTGGCCGACTGCGTCGGgtcacccaaaaaaaaaaaggtttacagCCTTCGGGATTGGTCTCGTACCCCGACAATGATCATATTTAATTTCGCGTAACAATTTCGTTATTTAATAGCACTTTCGACTAGTCATTTTAGAACTCTCTGGCTGAGTTACTACAGTCGTTAATGACAGCTTTAAAATGTTAATATTAGAATAACCGGGTACAATAGTTCTTATCTGGATTCGTTGTCGCCATTGGAACCCGCTTTTGCTCGCGCGAAAGCTTAGTTGATTTCTAACATATTTTAGTGGTGCTGGAGGAGCGCTCTAAAATCACTGCAGAACTACCAGCTGAATGTGCTATAGCACACTGCTTTCGGTACTTTCCGGTCACGAACGCTATGTCGCGCTGATAAGCTCATGCCATTCGAGACCCGAAAGTACCGAGAGCGTGGCAttaatgaagagaaaaaaaaacactcagaaTAAATGGCGATTACTGTTGGCAAGCAATACAAGCTATGCGGGGTGTAAACACTGTGGCCAACAACCAAGAGGGGTGATTAACGACGTGAACTAATATATTGCGCCTCGCGAGcgttcttgcaaaaaaaaatgcattgcacCAGCGTACAACTTCCAAGTTGGTACACAAATaccttaattcgaagaatttccTACACACTGGACACCGTCTTAACACGGACGTGACTCCGCTATAACGTAAGGCAGATTAGCGCTAAGTTATGTGACGCCCTGACGACATTGAAAAGTTTGTCGCGAACAGCACAGGAAGAAAATGATTCAAGTCACATACAATCAAATACGAAATGAAGATTTAACCTATGCGGTAGTGATTGACACCCTAAGTTACATGTCCCCGCGGAACTTAAATGAAATTGAGGTGTGcagcatttaatttttttaagaaACGCTATTAAACCATTGTTAAGACGCGGAGTGCGCCTGTTTTTTATAGATTGTGGCGATCAACACAAGGTAAGCTTTATTGTATTTTCCAGAGCCAGGAGACGTCTTGGAGATGTCTGTCAGCGCAGTCTGTTCCTGGAAGAGGAGGCCggctatctttgtcttctgttcGGTAGTGTTTGTCGTGCTCCACGCTCCTGGAACAAAAGGCCACGGCAGGCTCATCGAACCGCCTGCAAGAAATTCCATGTGGAGGATAAGCTACAACACGCCTCCTAACTTTGAAGACACGGAGCTCTTTTGCGGAGGCATAAAGGTAAGCAATTCGCTACGCAAGGCGGTCAAGCCTGCGAAATACCATTGCCATTGTGGGCTACGTCGAAAATACATTGACTTCCTAGGATAAAACATTCTACCGGTAAAGTGAAGGGAACTATCTGGAAGACGTTTGATTTACTTTCATGTTTTGAAAGCTGAACGGAATCTGCCTATATTAAGCGAATTTTTGTAGGTACCAAGGAGACGCTTCATTTCGAACACTACATGAAAAGTGAAACATAAGAAAAGAGCAGGAGAGAACTATACGCACTCAAAATATACCTCAAATTCCTTTATGAAAGTATATTTTGCTCACAGGTTAACGAAAGCGTGGCTACACACTCTACCGTGAACGGCGAAAACAGACTCGCTATCCGCCAATTAGTACAATTGATGTGCTGTTGCGTATATGTGCGatcgcgcgcgcgcgtttgtgtgtgtgtgtgtgtgtgtgtgtgtgtgtgtgtgtgtgtgtgtgtgtgtgtgtgtgtgtgtgtgtgtgtgtgtgtgtgtgtgtgtgtgtgtgtgtgtgtgtgtgtgtgtgtgtgtgtgtgtgtgtgtgtgtgtgtgtgtgtgtgtgtgtgtgtgtgtgtgtgtgtgtgtgtgtgtgtgtgtgtgtgtgtgtgtgtgtgtgtgtgtgtgtgtgtgtgtgtgtgtgtgtgtcgcgtgTGGCTACTGCTTGAATAGAGAAACAACACAAACACAATGGCACCGGATTATCCTGCGAGCACACTGTCATGGCAATGCGCTGCCTGCATAGACCGCCTTTGCGCAGAATGTTGTTTGTGCCGTTGAGCAGCGGCTCGGGTGCTTGCCGCGAACCGCAGGCCCAGTGGGAGGACAACGGCGGCCGCTGCGGCGTCTGTGGCGACAACTACGCGCACCCCCGGCCACGACGCCACGAGACCGGCAACATGTACGCGCGCAACGTGACGGTGCGCCGCTACGCACCCGGGCAGCTCGTCGACCTGGTCGTCGACCTCGAGACCAACCACCTGGGACACTTCGAGTTCGCGCTCTGCCCCAGGGCATCGTGGCAAGAGGCCGAGAGTGAGGAGTGCTTTGACATGCACCCACTGACTGTGGTGACTGCCAGCGGACCCGCACGCAGGGTATGTCGAATACGACATTGAGGTTCCTCCAATTCACTCGCACCAACTCCCTCTACCGCTACACTACCAGTCCCGCGTCGAAAGCTGAGACGATTGCTCGCGACTAGCTGCTCTTAAACAAAGCTAATGCTTGAGTATGTATGTTCTATGTATACGTATGTTAATACTGTGATGAAGAAAAGAAGCATCAAAGGCAGCATTATCGCCAACCCTACGTAGAATGAGTTGACGCTGAAGCTAGGAGATAGCGCACTGCCATAATTTAGCTACCACTCTAACCATTCGTTTTAATAATCCTCCCAAGAATTGTGCTTTGTGGCGTACCCCGCCAGCAACTCCACCAATGACTGGCAGTTTTATTAAAACGGGTAGTTAAAACGGTAGCTTAACTAAGGCAGCGCACTATTTCCTAACTTTAACGTCAACTCCTTCTGTAAAGAGTTCACGATAATGCTGCTTTTGGTGCTTCTTTTCTATATCACAGTacgtatatattttttttttacgtaggCGTATACGACATGGCACTGTTGTCAATAAGATTTTACTAGTCTGTTTACCAAAACCATGCCAGCGCCCTTAAGATAAAGCAACACAATCGCGTCCTTGAAATCTTCGAAACCTTTAGGATGATGTACAAAGGCCTGTCACGCGTCAGCTCCCCTTCACTTGTCCTCGCCAACAAGGAGTACAGATTTCTCGGGGACTATTCAAGATGTATTTGTTCGTTTTTATCTTCAGACCCATGCGCGAAGGAAATTTTCCTTCTCCCCTCTTTACCTTTTCCCCAACTACCCTTCCTTTTCAAGCTatatatttgtgcacgcacaaAACAACCAATGGTTGGCAGTCAgtgctcgtcctgtcttcttcctttCTCGTTACTTTAGCGCTATTTTCTTCGATGGATTTGTACCAATGAGCCCGAGTTCAAACCCTCTTACGTTCTTGAACCCCATGTGGTCCGAGTTAATCTGTAGTACACCACTACGCCATCCCTTGTAACCGCGGAGTGCTCAGAATCTCCTCCGCAGTTTCGGAGCTTTTAAACCCACCATTTAAATAAAAGACCCGGGGTGGTCATCACTAATCCGGAGAACTTCACAGGGCATCTCTCATTGCCAAATTGCTTTTGTGTGGAAATAATGTACATCAACCGATAAACAGAAGTGGGTTTAAATAAACCCAGATTTATCAGTCTGCGGGAGGCAGCGGATCACGAACTGAGGTGTGGATCGTGCCATAGAGGCCAGCACTTAGTTGTCACGTGTCATACTGAGGCCACGGACCAAACACTTTGAATAATCCTCGAGTACGAGGGCATCTTTAGAGATAATCTAAATGTCCATCCACCTCCTCGTACCTGTACTTTCTCGCCGGGCGTTACAGAAATCGGCCTTCTACTGTGCCGAACCAAAGACCCGCTACCGGCTGCCCACCGCCGCCAACGGACTCTACATGATTCAAGTCCAGCTGCCAGAGAAGCTCACCTGCGAGTACTGCGTCCTGCGCTGGCACTGGAGATCTGGTAAGCGGCGTCGCGTCAATGCCACAGCGAGCCTAAAGTCACGTAGCTATGGCCAATGCCCATTTACAATGTGGCGCTAGTAGCTTGCTAGTGCATCGACCCATTCCGTAGACAAATGCATAGCGCCGACTACCAATAAACTATTTATTGTGGCGTCCGCAATTCAGCCAGTGAGTTCTGAAGGCACATGCACTTTGATATTTTGAAGCTAGCACAAGTTTCGAGATAAGCGCCGTTATAAACCATGCGGTCGAATTCATTGTTGTtctacagagagaaaaaaaacatctTTAATGAGCCTGTTCTACGTAAACTCAACTCCACTCAACTTACTTTATTTAGCAAAACACCTTTTTATGCACTGCAGGAGAAATTTATTTATTACACCAATAAAATTTGTAGCACAATTTGAAagcgcatatctcgaaacagACGTTATCTTCGGAATTATTTCCAAGCGGACATGAACTCAGCGGCTCCAATTCTTTAACTGCCATTTGTGCCCCAAAGCAATTATTTAAGAAGACAGCTATTTGGTGAAGTTGTGTTAATCAGTtaattatgcacttcaatttttcctctaagtaatgtccgcctgttcgagttATCTAGCCCAAGCACTTCTATTGTGGTAAGTGCCGTAGGCAAATTTTTAAATTTCTGTTAACACCAAAATAAAATAACACATACACAACGATCAACACGCaagaaaaaagcaaggaaaatatTCAGGAAAAAAAGAAGCCAGAAAACACTATGAcccgcttgtttttgttttcctgaAAATTTTTCTTGCTGCTTTGCTTGCGTGTTGTCCGTTGTATATACCAGGTGTTACAGCGaacacttagaaaaaaaaatgtaattgcctgtggcagatagcacaaatctAGTCCATGACCTTGTCTAcacaaagaggcggacattacttgcacaataaatggaaatgcatagaagactaattaacagaaatttactaattaggtttttaactagttaccttatggcacatatcgcaatttacaaattctagcacGGAAGCTCGCGAGGCGGACCCATTTAGTACGAATTctcggatgacaccagtttcgagatactactttgcggagaaatgcattagcggtccagttacttttgtgcttcaatgcataaaacgacgttttgttaagtgGAACGAccgtgcatttttaccgcaagtttcgCAGCGCATATgtcgtaaatggtgtcatccacacaattcttttcacGTGAATATGCCGTGAAGTCTCACCCGCTATTatttggaaattgcaatatgtgccatacgGTACTTAAAAGCTTAATTTGTGCATTTgtggtaattagtcgattgtgcaggtcaatttttttttgcaagtaatgtccgcctcttcaggtagaccagctcatatactagaattgcgctatctgccacaggtaatttaaaaaaaaaagttttgaaacTGTTCACTGAAGTACTGTGTACAGATCACAGCATTAAATCGTCAGCTGGT encodes the following:
- the LOC119458928 gene encoding uncharacterized protein LOC119458928 isoform X1; its protein translation is MSVSAVCSWKRRPAIFVFCSVVFVVLHAPGTKGHGRLIEPPARNSMWRISYNTPPNFEDTELFCGGIKAQWEDNGGRCGVCGDNYAHPRPRRHETGNMYARNVTVRRYAPGQLVDLVVDLETNHLGHFEFALCPRASWQEAESEECFDMHPLTVVTASGPARRKSAFYCAEPKTRYRLPTAANGLYMIQVQLPEKLTCEYCVLRWHWRSANNWGDCGDGKMALGCGPQETYRNCADVAIGHRFGLRGPLGANAVPKRFGATKPRKVNVL
- the LOC119458928 gene encoding uncharacterized protein LOC119458928 isoform X2; amino-acid sequence: MSVSAVCSWKRRPAIFVFCSVVFVVLHAPGTKGHGRLIEPPARNSMWRISYNTPPNFEDTELFCGGIKAQWEDNGGRCGVCGDNYAHPRPRRHETGNMYARNVTVRRYAPGQLVDLVVDLETNHLGHFEFALCPRASWQEAESEECFDMHPLTVVTASGPARRKSAFYCAEPKTRYRLPTAANGLYMIQVQLPEKLTCEYCVLRWHWRSANNWGDCGDGKMALGCGPQETYRNCADVAIGHRFGLRGPLGANAVPKRFAGTKPRKVNVI